The following are from one region of the Streptomyces tuirus genome:
- a CDS encoding DUF47 domain-containing protein yields MRFRLTPRETSFYDMFAASADNIVTGSKLLMELLGADSPARAEIAERMRAAEHAGDDATHAIFHQLNSSFITPFDREDIYSLASSLDDIMDFMEEAVDLVVLYNVEELPKGVEQQIEVLARAAELTAEAMPHLRTMENLTEYWIEVNRLENQADQIHRKLLAHLFNGKYDAMDVLKLKQIVDVLEEAADAFEHVANTVETIAVKES; encoded by the coding sequence GTGCGCTTTCGTCTGACCCCCAGGGAGACGAGCTTCTACGACATGTTCGCCGCCTCCGCGGACAACATCGTCACGGGCTCGAAGCTCCTGATGGAACTGCTCGGGGCGGACTCACCCGCCCGGGCCGAGATCGCAGAGCGTATGCGGGCAGCGGAACACGCAGGTGACGATGCCACGCACGCGATCTTCCACCAGCTGAACTCCTCCTTCATCACGCCGTTCGACCGCGAGGACATCTACTCCCTCGCGTCGTCCCTCGACGACATCATGGACTTCATGGAGGAGGCCGTCGACCTGGTCGTCCTCTACAACGTCGAGGAACTGCCCAAGGGCGTCGAGCAGCAGATCGAGGTCCTGGCGCGCGCCGCCGAGCTGACGGCCGAGGCCATGCCGCATCTGCGCACCATGGAGAACCTCACCGAGTACTGGATCGAGGTCAACCGGCTGGAGAACCAGGCCGACCAGATCCACCGCAAGCTGCTGGCGCACCTCTTCAACGGCAAGTACGACGCCATGGACGTGCTGAAGCTCAAGCAGATCGTGGACGTCCTGGAGGAAGCGGCGGACGCCTTCGAGCACGTGGCGAACACGGTGGAGACCATCGCCGTCAAGGAGTCCTGA
- the pstC gene encoding phosphate ABC transporter permease subunit PstC, which yields MDTTQIADAPPPAQPSAPEQKRAARGATRPGDRIFLGLSRGSGILLLVIMAAIAGFLTYRAVLAISEDDGNFLTTFEWNTGVNPPVFGIAVLAYGTIVSSVIAMIIAVPISVAIALFLTHYAPRRLRGPIAYVIDLLAAVPSIVYGLWGALVLVPHMSGLFGWLNDYLGWTGIFSWQGGAARSMLTVGILLAIMILPIITNVSREVFRQVPQMHEEAALALGATRWEVIRMAVIPFGRSGVISASMLGLGRALGETMAVATVLSPDFLIHTSLLDPGGGTFAQNIASKFSEATEFGRDALIASGLVLFVITLLVNGAARAIIARRKEYSGANA from the coding sequence ATGGACACTACACAGATAGCTGACGCACCACCCCCCGCCCAGCCCTCCGCACCCGAACAGAAGCGCGCGGCCCGCGGGGCCACCCGGCCCGGAGACCGGATCTTCCTCGGTCTCTCCCGTGGCTCGGGCATTCTGCTGCTGGTGATCATGGCCGCGATCGCGGGCTTCCTCACCTACCGCGCGGTCCTCGCCATCAGCGAGGACGACGGCAACTTCCTCACCACCTTCGAATGGAACACCGGTGTCAACCCGCCGGTCTTCGGCATCGCGGTGCTGGCCTACGGCACGATCGTCTCCTCGGTCATCGCCATGATCATCGCGGTCCCGATCTCGGTCGCCATCGCGCTGTTCCTCACGCACTACGCCCCGCGCCGGCTGCGCGGCCCGATCGCCTATGTGATCGACCTGCTCGCCGCGGTGCCGTCCATCGTCTACGGCCTCTGGGGCGCCCTCGTCCTCGTGCCGCACATGAGCGGCCTCTTCGGCTGGCTGAACGACTACCTCGGCTGGACCGGCATCTTCTCCTGGCAGGGCGGCGCCGCACGCTCCATGCTCACCGTGGGCATCCTGCTCGCGATCATGATCCTGCCGATCATCACCAACGTGAGCCGTGAAGTCTTCCGCCAGGTGCCGCAGATGCACGAGGAAGCCGCCCTGGCGCTCGGCGCCACCCGCTGGGAGGTGATCCGCATGGCGGTCATCCCCTTCGGCCGCTCCGGCGTCATCTCCGCGTCGATGCTCGGCCTCGGCCGCGCCCTCGGCGAGACGATGGCCGTCGCCACCGTGCTCTCCCCCGACTTCCTGATCCACACCAGCCTGCTCGACCCGGGTGGCGGCACCTTCGCCCAGAACATCGCCAGCAAGTTCAGCGAGGCCACCGAGTTCGGCCGTGACGCGCTGATCGCCTCCGGCCTGGTCCTGTTCGTCATCACCCTGCTGGTCAACGGCGCGGCCCGCGCGATCATCGCCCGCCGCAAGGAGTACTCGGGGGCCAACGCATGA
- a CDS encoding metal-sensitive transcriptional regulator has product MTDVTDATDVAHVTPGTADTAGADGTADHDHGVHGYHKQKDEHLKRLRRIEGQIRGLQRMVDEDVYCIDILTQVSASTKALQSFALQLLEEHLRHCVADAAVKGGDEIDAKVKEATQAIARMLRT; this is encoded by the coding sequence ATGACGGACGTGACCGACGCAACAGATGTCGCACATGTCACCCCCGGCACCGCCGACACCGCCGGTGCGGACGGGACAGCCGATCACGACCACGGTGTGCACGGGTACCACAAGCAGAAGGACGAACACCTCAAGCGGCTGCGCCGTATCGAGGGCCAGATCCGCGGCCTGCAACGCATGGTCGACGAGGACGTCTACTGCATCGACATACTCACGCAGGTCTCCGCCTCCACCAAGGCCCTGCAGTCCTTCGCCCTGCAACTGCTCGAGGAGCACCTGCGGCACTGCGTCGCCGACGCGGCCGTCAAGGGGGGCGACGAGATCGACGCGAAGGTGAAGGAGGCGACCCAGGCGATCGCCCGCATGCTGCGGACGTGA
- a CDS encoding inorganic phosphate transporter, translated as MDTLALVVTIGVALFFTYTNGFHDSANAIATSVSTRALTPRAALAMAAVMNLAGAFMGSGVAKTVSEGLIQTPTGSKGMGILFAALVGAIVWNLITWYFGLPSSSSHALFGGMVGAALAGGTTVYWSGVLEKVVIPMFISPVVGLLAGYLVMTAIMWIFRKANPHKAKRGFRIAQTVSAAGMALGHGLQDAQKTMGIVVMALVIADVEDYGDPIPVWVKIACAVMLSLGTYAGGWRIMRTLGRKIIELDPPQGFAAETTGASIMFTTAFLFKAPISTTHVITSAIMGVGATKRVNAVRWGVAKNIILGWFITMPAAAIVAAASFGIVNLAFL; from the coding sequence ATGGACACCCTTGCTCTGGTCGTGACCATCGGGGTCGCGCTCTTCTTCACGTACACCAACGGCTTTCACGATTCGGCCAACGCGATCGCCACGTCCGTCTCGACGCGGGCGCTGACGCCGAGGGCCGCGCTGGCCATGGCCGCGGTGATGAACCTCGCCGGTGCCTTCATGGGCTCCGGGGTCGCCAAGACCGTCAGTGAGGGCCTGATCCAGACACCGACGGGGTCGAAGGGGATGGGGATCCTCTTCGCCGCGCTGGTGGGCGCCATCGTCTGGAACCTCATCACCTGGTACTTCGGGCTGCCGTCCTCGTCCTCGCACGCGCTGTTCGGCGGGATGGTCGGCGCGGCTCTGGCCGGCGGGACGACCGTCTACTGGAGCGGGGTGCTGGAGAAGGTCGTCATCCCCATGTTCATCTCCCCGGTGGTCGGTCTGCTGGCCGGCTATCTGGTGATGACCGCGATCATGTGGATCTTCCGGAAGGCCAACCCGCACAAGGCCAAGAGGGGTTTCCGCATAGCGCAGACCGTCTCGGCGGCCGGCATGGCGCTGGGGCACGGTCTGCAGGACGCGCAGAAGACCATGGGCATCGTGGTGATGGCGCTGGTCATCGCCGATGTCGAGGACTACGGCGATCCGATCCCGGTGTGGGTCAAGATCGCCTGTGCGGTGATGCTGTCGCTGGGCACGTACGCCGGTGGATGGCGGATCATGCGGACGCTGGGGCGGAAGATCATCGAGCTGGATCCGCCGCAGGGGTTCGCGGCGGAGACGACGGGTGCGTCGATCATGTTCACGACGGCGTTCCTGTTCAAGGCGCCGATCTCGACGACGCATGTCATCACCTCCGCGATCATGGGCGTCGGTGCGACGAAGCGGGTGAACGCCGTGCGGTGGGGTGTCGCCAAGAACATCATCCTGGGGTGGTTCATCACGATGCCGGCCGCGGCGATCGTGGCCGCGGCGTCCTTCGGGATTGTGAATCTGGCGTTTCTGTAG
- a CDS encoding CHAD domain-containing protein, whose product MAQQHLDPTNPLAGPAPTGDALAGYLRAQATEFLRALRLHRETGSGANGSEGSAEAARALRRSARRISAGLHTFQPLLDPDWCESMRPELAWVSGTLAMEHAYTARLERLLTALHRLSGSTALPGQAAGAVAAGRAEAPAGARADAAAGGRAAAAASVPQRAAARDAGLRNPPPAAPERGNLTVGAAKAGALLDRQLTLARTRAHSTALQALGSSRFHAVADKVAVLASEVPLSRAAGSTDLRPLADAARGRLTDAVSALPLVTAGSPYNAAALVHGLSPDTVPHPQDAPWHQVRLLLRLHRYAREAVNGPQGNAVVDLRLLSAGRALNRHRDASEAAAAAAQAARTPRIAPATAYALGVLHADQRHEVEAARFAFQQCWQKETVRTS is encoded by the coding sequence CCCTGGCCGGGCCCGCCCCCACCGGTGACGCCCTCGCGGGCTATCTGCGGGCCCAGGCCACGGAGTTCCTCCGAGCGCTGCGCCTGCACCGGGAGACGGGGTCGGGTGCGAACGGCTCGGAGGGGTCCGCCGAGGCGGCCCGCGCCCTGCGCCGCTCGGCCCGGCGCATCAGCGCCGGCCTGCACACGTTCCAGCCGCTCCTCGACCCAGACTGGTGCGAGTCGATGCGCCCCGAACTGGCCTGGGTGTCGGGGACGTTGGCGATGGAGCACGCGTACACGGCCCGTCTGGAACGCCTGCTGACGGCGCTGCACCGGCTGTCGGGGTCGACGGCGCTGCCGGGGCAGGCGGCCGGCGCCGTCGCCGCCGGCCGCGCGGAGGCTCCGGCGGGCGCGCGCGCCGACGCGGCCGCGGGCGGTCGTGCCGCCGCTGCCGCGTCCGTCCCGCAGCGAGCGGCGGCCCGCGACGCCGGGCTGCGCAACCCCCCGCCCGCGGCGCCGGAACGCGGCAACCTCACGGTCGGAGCGGCGAAGGCGGGGGCGCTGCTGGACCGCCAGCTGACCCTCGCCCGCACCCGGGCCCACTCCACGGCCCTGCAGGCCCTGGGCAGCAGCCGTTTCCACGCCGTCGCGGACAAGGTCGCCGTCCTGGCCAGCGAGGTCCCGCTCAGCAGGGCGGCCGGCAGCACCGACCTGCGCCCCCTCGCCGACGCCGCCCGGGGCCGGCTCACCGACGCCGTGAGTGCCCTCCCCCTCGTCACCGCGGGAAGCCCGTACAACGCCGCGGCCCTCGTCCACGGCCTGTCCCCGGACACGGTCCCGCACCCGCAGGACGCCCCCTGGCACCAGGTCCGCCTGCTGCTGCGCCTGCACCGCTACGCACGCGAGGCCGTCAACGGCCCCCAGGGCAACGCCGTGGTCGATCTGCGTCTGCTGTCCGCGGGGCGGGCCCTGAACCGGCACCGGGACGCCTCGGAGGCGGCGGCAGCGGCGGCCCAGGCGGCCCGCACCCCGCGCATCGCCCCGGCCACGGCGTACGCCCTCGGCGTGCTCCACGCCGACCAGCGGCACGAGGTGGAGGCGGCGCGCTTCGCGTTCCAGCAGTGCTGGCAGAAGGAGACCGTCCGCACGTCATGA
- the pstS gene encoding phosphate ABC transporter substrate-binding protein PstS, whose amino-acid sequence MKLQRMNRRALALGALAVSGALALTACGSDETGGNGNGGGSSNAAPSNVKCDDASGQVLADGSSAQKNAVDAWVKQFSAACKVEINYKAGGSGAGVTAFTQGQVPWAGSDSALKPEEVAASKKICKGGQGIDLPMVGGPIAVGYNVPGVDNLVLDAPTIAKIFDSKITNWNDPAIAKLNPDAKLPNLKIQAFHRSDESGTTDNFTKYLIATAKKDFPYEGGKAWQAKGGQSAPQSSGVAAQVKQTSGAIGYFELSYAKDGIKTVAIDTGAGKPVEATVDNATKAIADAKIVGTGKDLSLDLNYATKAEGAYPMVLVTYEIVCDKGNKADTLPAVKAFLRYAASEDGQKVLAENDYAPMPDDIIAKVRTTVESLS is encoded by the coding sequence GTGAAGCTTCAGCGCATGAACCGGCGGGCCCTCGCTCTCGGTGCTCTCGCCGTCTCCGGCGCCCTGGCCCTCACGGCGTGCGGCTCCGACGAAACCGGCGGCAACGGCAACGGCGGCGGTTCCTCCAACGCCGCGCCGAGCAACGTCAAGTGCGACGACGCTTCGGGCCAGGTGCTCGCCGACGGCTCCTCCGCGCAGAAGAACGCGGTCGACGCGTGGGTCAAGCAGTTCTCGGCCGCCTGCAAGGTGGAGATCAACTACAAGGCCGGCGGTTCCGGGGCCGGTGTCACCGCGTTCACGCAGGGCCAGGTCCCGTGGGCCGGCTCGGACTCGGCCCTGAAGCCCGAAGAGGTCGCGGCCTCCAAGAAGATCTGCAAGGGCGGCCAGGGCATCGACCTGCCGATGGTCGGCGGTCCGATCGCCGTCGGCTACAACGTCCCGGGTGTCGACAACCTCGTCCTCGACGCCCCGACGATCGCCAAGATCTTCGACAGCAAGATCACCAACTGGAACGACCCGGCGATCGCGAAGCTCAACCCCGACGCCAAGCTGCCGAACCTCAAGATCCAGGCGTTCCACCGCTCGGACGAGTCCGGCACCACGGACAACTTCACCAAGTACCTGATCGCCACCGCCAAGAAGGACTTCCCCTACGAGGGCGGCAAGGCCTGGCAGGCCAAGGGCGGCCAGTCCGCTCCGCAGTCCTCCGGGGTGGCCGCGCAGGTCAAGCAGACCTCCGGCGCGATCGGCTACTTCGAGCTGTCGTACGCCAAGGACGGCATCAAGACCGTCGCCATCGACACCGGCGCCGGCAAGCCGGTCGAGGCGACCGTCGACAACGCCACCAAGGCCATCGCCGACGCCAAGATCGTCGGCACCGGCAAGGACCTCTCGCTGGACCTGAACTACGCGACCAAGGCCGAGGGCGCCTACCCGATGGTCCTGGTGACGTACGAGATCGTCTGCGACAAGGGCAACAAGGCCGACACCCTGCCCGCCGTCAAGGCGTTCCTGCGCTACGCGGCCTCGGAGGACGGCCAGAAGGTCCTCGCCGAGAACGACTACGCGCCCATGCCCGACGACATCATCGCCAAGGTTCGCACGACCGTCGAGAGCCTGAGCTGA
- a CDS encoding NUDIX hydrolase, translating into MSTPKDNTVQAAGCVLWRRSPSTGEPELCLVHRPKYDDWSWPKGKLKRGEAALDGALREVAEETGCRAEPGPELSTLRYAAGGRPKQVRYWAAEAVSCAFSPTDEVDRIVWLTPDAARDRLTQPHDRPLVDELLAVLHLPRTAR; encoded by the coding sequence GTGAGCACTCCGAAGGACAACACGGTCCAGGCGGCGGGCTGCGTCCTGTGGCGCCGCTCCCCCAGCACCGGCGAGCCCGAGCTGTGCCTCGTGCACCGGCCGAAATACGACGACTGGTCGTGGCCGAAGGGGAAACTGAAGCGCGGCGAGGCGGCCCTCGACGGCGCGCTGCGCGAGGTGGCGGAGGAGACGGGCTGCCGGGCCGAGCCCGGGCCGGAGCTCTCCACCCTGCGCTATGCGGCGGGCGGCCGCCCGAAGCAGGTCCGCTACTGGGCGGCCGAGGCCGTGTCCTGCGCGTTCTCCCCGACGGATGAGGTGGACCGGATCGTGTGGCTGACTCCCGACGCCGCCCGGGACCGTCTCACCCAGCCCCACGACCGGCCGCTGGTCGACGAGCTGCTCGCCGTGCTGCACCTTCCGCGGACGGCCCGCTGA
- a CDS encoding phosphatase PAP2 family protein, with translation MAGLADSGSNPDVDLLYDINGLAKDAPGWFDRVMEYVGEYGLLLAIVLLVMWCWWSVRRRGDDDAASTVAALVWAPLAAGIAVLVNVPIRGFVERPRPFLDHQGLEVLVQGKTDYSFVSDHATIVMAMAVGLFVAHRRFGLVALVLALFGGFIRVYMGVHYPTDVVGGFALGTAVALLLSPLAMALLTPVVKAVERSPRLGWLVRGRGRADRDDAVIPEARSDRTSERDLAA, from the coding sequence ATGGCTGGACTCGCCGATTCCGGGTCGAACCCTGACGTCGACCTGCTGTACGACATCAATGGCCTGGCCAAGGATGCGCCGGGCTGGTTCGACCGCGTCATGGAGTACGTCGGTGAGTACGGGCTGCTGCTCGCCATCGTCCTGCTCGTGATGTGGTGCTGGTGGTCCGTGCGGCGCCGGGGCGACGACGACGCGGCGTCCACCGTCGCCGCGTTGGTCTGGGCCCCGTTGGCCGCCGGGATCGCCGTACTGGTGAACGTGCCCATACGGGGTTTCGTGGAGCGGCCCCGGCCGTTCCTGGACCACCAGGGGCTCGAGGTGCTCGTCCAGGGCAAGACCGACTACTCGTTCGTCAGCGACCACGCGACGATCGTCATGGCGATGGCCGTCGGCCTGTTCGTCGCCCACCGCAGGTTCGGCCTCGTCGCGCTCGTGCTGGCGTTGTTCGGCGGGTTCATCCGCGTCTACATGGGCGTGCACTACCCGACCGACGTCGTGGGCGGGTTCGCGCTGGGGACGGCTGTGGCGCTGCTGCTGTCGCCGCTCGCCATGGCCCTGCTGACGCCCGTGGTGAAGGCCGTTGAGCGCTCGCCCCGGCTGGGATGGCTTGTGCGCGGCAGAGGGCGGGCGGACCGGGACGACGCGGTGATCCCCGAGGCCCGCAGCGATCGGACCTCGGAGCGGGACCTCGCCGCGTAA
- a CDS encoding FAD-binding oxidoreductase — protein sequence MERRTIITAGTAAAAAAATPFTTACTRSGTRSGATATNAARTTTTTSKSAAANWSALARDLDGPLIRPGDANWPAARQLYNTRFDNLKPAAVAYVSHPDDIRTTLAYARAHALRVAIRNGGHSYAGWSSGDGRLIVDVSKLNRVRASGTTAVVGAGAKLIDVYRALAAKGVTIPAGSCPTVGVSGLTLGGGHGVVSRAYGLTCDSLTRATLITAAGKQLSADAREHKDLFWALRGAGNGNFGVVTELHFKTHPAPQGVSAYLSWPWSKAAAVVKAWQEWGPSQPDEIWSSLHLASAAGGTPTVSVAAFSLGTHGELKNAVDRLADRVGAPARSVSLKRRSDEESMEVYAGCSSFPTDAQCHLPGATPGRSPKGALGRETYAAASDFFDRSLSTAGIRMLLSQIGSVRGGSGSIALTALGGAVNRVSPTETAFVHRRSRMLAQYIGAWRAGTSGATSRDWLASAHEAMRPYASGAAYQNYTDPTLTDWRKAYYGDAATRLAKLKKQYDPDRFFTYPQAL from the coding sequence ATGGAACGGCGCACGATCATCACAGCCGGCACGGCGGCGGCCGCCGCGGCCGCGACCCCCTTCACCACCGCCTGCACCCGGTCGGGCACCCGCTCCGGGGCCACGGCCACCAACGCCGCGCGCACCACCACCACCACGTCGAAATCCGCCGCCGCCAACTGGTCCGCCCTGGCACGCGACCTCGACGGCCCCCTGATACGCCCGGGTGACGCCAACTGGCCCGCGGCCCGGCAGCTGTACAACACCCGCTTCGACAACCTGAAGCCCGCCGCCGTCGCGTACGTGTCCCACCCGGACGACATCCGCACGACCCTGGCCTACGCCCGCGCCCACGCCCTGCGCGTGGCGATCCGCAACGGCGGCCACTCCTACGCCGGCTGGTCCTCCGGCGACGGCCGCCTGATCGTCGACGTCTCGAAGCTCAACCGCGTCCGGGCCTCCGGCACCACCGCGGTGGTCGGCGCCGGCGCCAAACTCATCGACGTCTACCGCGCCCTCGCCGCGAAGGGCGTCACGATCCCCGCCGGTTCCTGCCCGACCGTCGGCGTCTCGGGCCTCACCCTCGGCGGCGGCCACGGCGTGGTCTCCCGGGCGTACGGCCTGACCTGCGACAGCCTCACCCGGGCCACGCTGATCACCGCGGCCGGCAAGCAGCTCAGCGCCGACGCCCGCGAGCACAAGGACCTGTTCTGGGCGCTGCGCGGCGCCGGCAACGGCAACTTCGGCGTGGTCACCGAGCTGCACTTCAAGACCCACCCCGCCCCGCAGGGCGTCTCGGCGTATCTGTCCTGGCCCTGGTCGAAGGCGGCCGCGGTGGTGAAGGCCTGGCAGGAGTGGGGCCCGTCGCAGCCCGACGAGATCTGGTCGTCCCTGCACCTGGCGAGCGCGGCGGGCGGCACTCCGACGGTCTCGGTGGCGGCGTTCTCCCTCGGCACCCACGGCGAACTCAAGAACGCCGTCGACCGCCTGGCCGACCGCGTCGGCGCCCCGGCCCGCAGCGTCTCCCTGAAGCGCCGCTCGGACGAGGAGTCGATGGAGGTGTACGCGGGCTGCTCCTCGTTCCCGACGGACGCGCAGTGCCATCTGCCCGGCGCGACCCCGGGCCGCTCCCCGAAGGGCGCGCTGGGCCGTGAGACGTACGCGGCGGCGTCGGACTTCTTCGACCGCTCCCTCTCCACGGCCGGCATCCGCATGCTGCTTTCGCAGATCGGTTCGGTGCGCGGCGGTTCGGGCAGCATCGCGCTGACCGCCCTCGGCGGAGCGGTCAACCGCGTCTCTCCCACGGAAACGGCGTTCGTCCACCGCCGCTCGCGGATGCTGGCCCAGTACATCGGGGCGTGGCGGGCCGGCACGAGCGGTGCGACGTCCCGCGACTGGCTGGCGTCGGCCCACGAGGCCATGCGCCCGTACGCCTCGGGGGCGGCCTACCAGAACTACACGGACCCGACCCTGACCGACTGGCGCAAGGCGTACTACGGAGACGCGGCGACCCGCCTGGCCAAGCTGAAGAAGCAGTACGACCCCGACCGCTTCTTCACGTATCCCCAGGCGCTGTAA
- the pstA gene encoding phosphate ABC transporter permease PstA, which yields MSTSTIAPKHRSTLRGGRLPKWAPWAIAAGSVAAGLGISAAAGLHSSIQWALIAAILYVLGTYVIAARVENRRQAKDRVVTSLVWVAFLLAVVPLASLVWSTVQRGVKVLDVYFLTHSMGVVADSETGGGIYHAILGTLEQVGLATLIAAPVGVLTAIYLVEYGRGSLARAVTFFVDVMTGIPSIVAGLFILSLMLMFEMEPFGFAGSLALAILMMPVVVRSTEEMLKLVPNELREASLALGVPKWRTILKVVLPTSLGGITTGIMLSIARIAGETAPVLLLVFGSKFINANPFEGAQASLPLYIYQQYGSGEVTAYDRAWAASLTLIAFVMILNLVARGIARWKAPKTGR from the coding sequence ATGAGCACCTCAACCATCGCCCCGAAGCACCGCAGCACCCTGCGCGGCGGCCGTCTGCCCAAGTGGGCTCCGTGGGCCATCGCCGCCGGATCCGTCGCTGCCGGCCTCGGCATCAGCGCCGCCGCCGGCCTGCACAGCAGCATCCAGTGGGCCCTGATCGCCGCGATCCTCTACGTCCTCGGTACGTACGTCATCGCGGCCCGGGTCGAGAACCGCCGCCAGGCCAAGGACCGTGTGGTCACCTCGCTGGTGTGGGTCGCGTTCCTGCTCGCCGTGGTGCCGCTGGCCTCGCTGGTGTGGTCGACCGTCCAGCGCGGCGTGAAGGTCCTGGACGTCTACTTCCTGACCCACTCGATGGGCGTGGTCGCCGACTCGGAGACGGGCGGCGGCATCTACCACGCCATCCTCGGCACGCTGGAGCAGGTCGGCCTCGCCACGCTGATCGCCGCGCCGGTCGGCGTGCTCACCGCGATCTACCTGGTGGAGTACGGGCGCGGCAGCCTCGCCCGGGCCGTCACCTTCTTCGTCGACGTCATGACGGGCATCCCGTCGATCGTCGCCGGCCTGTTCATCCTCAGCCTCATGCTGATGTTCGAGATGGAGCCCTTCGGCTTCGCCGGCTCGCTCGCCCTCGCGATCCTGATGATGCCGGTGGTCGTCCGCTCCACGGAGGAGATGCTCAAGCTCGTCCCGAACGAGCTGCGCGAAGCCTCCCTGGCGCTCGGCGTGCCCAAGTGGCGCACCATCCTGAAGGTGGTCCTGCCGACCTCGCTCGGCGGCATCACCACCGGCATCATGCTGTCGATCGCCCGTATCGCCGGTGAGACCGCGCCCGTGCTGCTGCTGGTGTTCGGCAGCAAATTCATCAACGCCAACCCCTTCGAGGGTGCGCAGGCGTCGCTGCCGCTGTACATCTACCAGCAGTACGGATCGGGCGAGGTCACGGCGTACGACCGGGCCTGGGCGGCGTCCCTCACGCTGATCGCCTTCGTGATGATCCTCAACCTGGTGGCCCGCGGCATCGCCCGCTGGAAGGCCCCGAAGACCGGTCGCTGA
- the pstB gene encoding phosphate ABC transporter ATP-binding protein PstB translates to MAKRIDVSGLTAYYGSHKAIEDISMTVEPRSVTAFIGPSGCGKSTFLRTLNRMHEVTSGGRVEGKVLLDDEDLYGTGIDPVSVRREVGMVFQRPNPFPTMSIFDNVAAGLRLNGNYKKTELADIVERSLKGANLWNEVKDRLNKPGSGLSGGQQQRLCIARAIAVEPNVLLMDEPCSALDPISTLAIEDLIGELKERFTIVIVTHNMQQAARVSDRTAFFNLAAVGQPGRLIEIDDTERIFSNPSVQATEDYISGRFG, encoded by the coding sequence ATGGCCAAGCGAATCGACGTAAGCGGACTGACCGCCTACTACGGCTCCCACAAGGCGATCGAGGACATCTCGATGACCGTCGAGCCGCGCTCGGTGACGGCGTTCATCGGCCCGTCCGGCTGCGGCAAGTCGACGTTCCTGCGCACGCTGAACCGGATGCACGAGGTCACCTCGGGCGGCCGCGTCGAGGGCAAGGTGCTCCTCGACGACGAGGACCTCTACGGCACGGGCATCGACCCGGTGTCGGTCCGCCGTGAGGTCGGCATGGTGTTCCAGCGCCCGAACCCGTTCCCCACGATGTCGATCTTCGACAACGTGGCGGCGGGCCTGCGGCTGAACGGCAACTACAAGAAGACCGAGCTGGCGGACATCGTCGAGCGCTCCCTCAAGGGCGCGAACCTCTGGAACGAGGTCAAGGACCGCCTGAACAAGCCCGGCTCGGGCCTCTCCGGTGGTCAGCAGCAGCGTCTGTGCATCGCGCGGGCGATCGCGGTCGAGCCGAACGTCCTGCTCATGGACGAGCCCTGCTCGGCCCTGGACCCGATCTCCACCCTCGCCATCGAGGACCTGATCGGCGAGCTGAAGGAACGGTTCACGATCGTCATCGTGACGCACAACATGCAGCAGGCGGCCCGCGTCTCCGACCGCACGGCGTTCTTCAACCTCGCGGCGGTCGGCCAGCCCGGCAGGCTCATCGAGATCGACGACACGGAGCGGATCTTCTCCAACCCGTCGGTCCAGGCCACGGAGGACTACATCTCCGGCCGCTTCGGCTGA